AAAGCACGCCATGATGGTATGTGGGGACTGGCATCGGTGGCTCGTCATATCCGGCATCCCGTCAGAGGACCGGTCTCTCAGAAGAAAGCTTGGAGGACATCTACAACATTACAGCTATTAGCATGGATTCCATCACCATGAAAATACAACAGAACGTAGATAATCTACCTGGGAACCCCAGCAATCAAAACAAGCCAGCCGCTCCAGCCAAATATGATGAATACACCAACTGCCATGAAGCCTCATTCGTGTGAAGGATCTCGATGGAAATGAGCTTGAAATTGGACGACGCAACAGGAGATCTGCCAATGGTTGTCAGAGAGAactgggtgaggttgggttgCGGGAGGGGCAGAACCTACTGCCTTGAGCACGCGAGCATCCCCCTTGGGCTGTTAACAGCCGACAGGCCACTGGCGACCCCGGGGTCTGTCCCCCGGGCCAAGATGGGCAGGAACCTGCGCGTCCTATCGATGTTAATGCTGTTggacctgctgctgctgttggtttCTATATGGATAGACGGAACCCGCCATCGTGGCGATTGGCTAGGAAGCCGGAGAGAGGAACAAAACTAACCCCGAGATGGCGCCATGGTACAGTACCTCGAGGAGCGAGGAGTGTAAGCCATCTAGACATACGAGAGGTTGCTGATTGGCTGATGGGAGGTTGAAAGTGACCGGATTATggatggaagagaggaggagaggaagaaacatATTTGAGAGAGTCCAGCTGCTCAGAGGAGAGGGAActtgcttctcgagcttCAGGCTCCTGCACCACTGGAGTTGAAGACCTATGCCCAGCTAGAAGGTCCCACTTTCCTTCTTATCTGCCGACGCAAAAAAGCACTGGCAGCCCACCTTGCTCTGTTGTCTGACCATCGATACGTGTCATCGGGGCGGAAGACATCATTCTCTGTCAGGGTTAGAGGGTAGGTTCTTTCCTTGCCAACATGTTCTTGCCTTCTCACCCCCGCCCACTAGGCAGCTATGTGGTGCGATAAGACGTGTGCAGGGGTCATTGTGACATCGAGGGTCTGGTCAGGCCAATATGGTCCGATGGCAATGACAATGCCAAAGATGATGATCGGAGCTGTTGATTAATTGCTCGGTGGAAAGACCAGGGGCACCTTCAGTTAAGGGACTGAGGGCTGTCACGATGGGTCTGGCTGTTGACTATGTCCTTGTGAGCACCAAGCTCACGATGTGTCGCTCACAAATGATACAAGGAATGGCACAGTCACCTTGGTTTCTCATCATGCTCCCAAGAAGTGTGAAATTGACTCATGAATCGAAACTAAAAGTACATGTTTTATGCCCTTCCGTGCCATGCTGTCTGTGATGCTagatcctcgtcctccgTTCCTGACGCAAGAGTACATGCCAAAATGAGTCCGTCTGTTGAAATTCCATGCCAAAGTACACAAGTTGTCATCTACTCCTCCGCAGCCCCCTTGATATTGCGATCACCTCTGCCACTCCAGAACGCCTTGTTGACCTTGTCATCATTGGCCTTGGCCGCTCGGCcgtgcttcttctcaaactcggcgTTGTGAGCATCgacctcttcttgttgctctttGGTCAGGTTGGGCTTGTTGCCAGGAACGCTGGAGTTGCTGATCTTTGGTTGGGCCGGGGGATGGTGGGAGCTCTCCAACGGTTCTCCTCCACCGGTGCGGCCCTTAGCGCCACCTTGGGCGAGTTGGTCGGGGACAAAGCCGGCTCCAGACGAGCCTTCGCGCTCGCCTTTCTGGACGGCATCCTGCTCGATGGCTTCCTTGCTGCGAGAACCGCCGCTTTCAGCGCTAGCCTGCTCCGCCGCCTTAGGGGAAGAAACATCGCTGTAGGATCGGCCCGGTCTCACGCCGGTGATGACTGGAAACGCCAGTCTGCGGGACATTGGAGTAGCTTGGGCAAGCAAAACGCGAGCGGTGAAGCGgttcatgatgatgggtgtggTTGCGTAAGATGGTGACAAGAGAGGTCTGAATGTGATTTGTTTGGAGATGTGAGTGCCCGGTTTGTTGTCGAAGGTGACAAGCTAAAGTTGATGATTGAAAAGGTTCAAATTTGTATTTAGGATGAGAATAATAGCAGCAAAGAGCTCTTGTTTGGTAAGGTAGGGGCTGTTGAACCGAtgacatcatcagcatcatcccTCCAATTGTGCCAACTTGGGCGCCAAGCACGCTCCTCTGTCCCCCACAATTTCAGGGGCCAGGTCCCGTCACTGTGGGGAGCAGTGGATGTTGTGTCACTGTGGGGTTCACAGGGCATATGCCGCCATTTAAGACATCCAAACCATAGTTCATCTGTAGTTAAGAATGACTATCTTCTTCTCTCGGATTCGCATTCGGCAAGACTCCATGAAGCCATGTCACTGTCCCATTGGTAAATTTCCGCGA
This window of the Podospora pseudoanserina strain CBS 124.78 chromosome 3, whole genome shotgun sequence genome carries:
- a CDS encoding hypothetical protein (EggNog:ENOG503P7QJ) — its product is MNRFTARVLLAQATPMSRRLAFPVITGVRPGRSYSDVSSPKAAEQASAESGGSRSKEAIEQDAVQKGEREGSSGAGFVPDQLAQGGAKGRTGGGEPLESSHHPPAQPKISNSSVPGNKPNLTKEQQEEVDAHNAEFEKKHGRAAKANDDKVNKAFWSGRGDRNIKGAAEE